The DNA sequence TCTTGCGATCTTATGACTCCAAGTGTGGTCAGCATCGCAGGTAAGGGCATGGATTAGCATAGAGATGCGACAGCTCACTGCGTGCGAAAGGGGGAATCATCCGTAAAGAGACTGAAATACAAATTGGCCAGATGCACCTGGGACGCACCAAggagagaacaaagaaaacgcGAATTTACGTAGGATGGATCATAAATACGAGAACGCCCAGATCATAGTCACGATGTCACAGATTGCCGCCAACGTCCGAGAAAACATGCAGCGTAGCCTTTAACCGAAGATCCACAGGGACAGGTAGAACAAACAGCAGTCAACCTTATTCCAGCTCCAGTAGCTACAATAACGAAGATTcagaaaagagagatgaCCCAATTCCAGATGATGACACTCCGGATGCAGCGTGTAGAGCAGGCGAACAGACGAGCCAGAGCAAAGATCCCCTGAGCCGACCGAAATCCGGTGCATGACCACAAAAGACAGACACTGAACGAGCGAGAACGCAAAGGACTCCATAAAGTGAACTGCACTTAGGAAAGACGTTGAAGGGAAACAGTGTTGTACAGACCGCCAGTCTAGCAGAAAGCATGACGCAACATCCTCATAAGGAAACATAATTCAATTTGACTGCTTCATGAGAAAAGGTTTCAAGAATAGGAACTTTTCGCAGAATGCCTGCCCAAGGATATAAGGGGAAAGACACGCATCAACGAATCGATTAGGTGTCATACGCATAACAAGGGCCTAGGGCCACAAACGTAAtagaaaaggcaaagggggcattgggaaaaggagaacgTAAACGAATTCGGTAAGGGGTTTGTTAAACGaggcatcaagaagaaaaatagcaGGATAGTTTGTGAAATAAGAGCTCAAATCTTGCTAACAAAAaggtggaaagaaaatgaaaaagcGCTCAGATGTAATGAAATACGTAGCACAGGAGAAAATGCCCATCCAGAGCTATAGAAGGGAGCTTTCGCAGAGATAAATAGCAGACTTGTTATAACACAAAAGACCCATCATTGAAATGACGCAAAACTCCTGCTGTGGCTTTCAAAAAAGGAacgctttttttttactagATATTTTCGTTAACAATCTAGCCTGCACTAGGTACCGCGGAGTCTCATGCAGTAGCTTCAGGGTCACCAACCTTCATAGGCGCAAAGCCGCCATACTGGTGGGCAGGGGGCATGCCCATAGAAGGGTACAtgggaggcggaggaggagcagggCGATAAGGGCTTCCGGCAGGACCGGAGTTGTTCTGAGAGCGGCCCCAGCTCAGACGCACACGGGAGTTGCCGATGGGGTAACCCTGCATCTGGTTGATGGCCATCTCAGCGGCATGGCGCTGAACGAACTGAACGAAGCCACAGCCCTTTCCGGGGGGGATCTTGACGTAGGTGATCTCACCGAATCCCTGGAAGAAAGACCGAAGCTCATCCTCGGTGACATAGCCGGAAAGTCCACCAACAAAGACAGTTGTGTTGTTGGGGTCAGTGAACTGGTTCATGGGCTGAGGAGCACCGTAGAAGCCCATGGGGGGAGCACCCATGGGAGGGTACATACCCGCGGGACCGGGCATGCCCATACCGCCGGGAACGACACCAGGacccttgttcttgggagTAGCGGTGGAGATACGCATAGGACGGTTGCCACAGTAGACTCCCTGCATCTCGCTCAGAGCACGCTGCTGGTCGTTCTCGTCGGAGAAACGAACGAAGCCGTAGCCACGAGACATGCCGCTGATAGGGTCGGTCATGATCTTGGCAGACTTGCAGGATGGGAAGCGGCTCTGGAAGAGGGACACGAGTACATACTCGTTGACCTCAGGGCCCAAATCACCAACGAAGATGGAATACTCAGGGCCACGGTCATCACGGCTGGAAAAAATGACTGTCAGTTATGTTCGGTGGTTTCGAATCCATCTGAGCTCCTTACCTGCGGTCAGCCAGGCCACCACCAGTGGCCCAGTTCAGCTTGAAGAGGCGGTTGGTGTTGGGCATGGGAGTGCCGTTCAACGACAGAGCCTTAGCGGCAGCAGCGGGAGAGGAGAAGTCGACGAAGCAGTAGCCGGCATTGCTCCTACTACCAACATTAGGATCGCCTTCGAACCGTTTTCTAAGATTATTGTGTACTCACCCAGAAAACTTGTCGCGGATCATCTTCACGTTGACCTGCTCGCCCATCTGGAACCAGAGGTTGCGGATGAAGTTCTCGTCGATCCAGGGCTCAAGCTCACCCATCCTGACGTTTACTGTTAGCCATATTGTTCCAAGCCAAGAGGGAAGGGGGTTGCCCTTGACAGATAGCACATACCAGAGAGtggtctttccttcctgaGCGGGCTGAACGGGAGCGGCCGTTGGCTCGCCAGGGGCAGGGCCCTGGAATTGGGCAGTGGTAGGGTCGGCCTGGCCGGCCATGGTATCCGCGGTAGCAGGTGCGCCAggggcagcagcggcagcatCAGCCGCTGGGTGCTGGTTCTGGAACGATTCGAAGTTCTGGAAAGACATCTTGGCGTGAATCCGAGTTCGTAACTATAACGGTATCTGTGAAAATAGACCCCCCAGTTAATTAGATTTCTTCGACCGAGATCGAGTACTCCGCCATTTGTAGCACCTCGTTCTCGAACCACGCCCCTCGGGGGACAGGAAGACTCTTGCGCATACCTCAAATTGCCGGCAAACGAGCAGAAACCtaaataacaaaaaaactTTTCTATCCCGAAAACGGTCCGTGCGAGTGGGAATTCGTTGGAATCGTCAAGGAGAGAAGCGTATGATCGTTCAAGTGGAAATGATCAGAGGGTATTTCCACTTCCTAAATCAAGTTCAAAAGCTGGTTAGTGCTGCTAGGAGTGTTGTGATTTAACTTGAGTTAAAAGAGCCAAGGGACGTTTTTGAGAACAGAACGGGAGTGAGGAATTTTCAAGGGCACAACCCAAGTGAATGGAGCTGGTGAGCAGTCCCAGTGAAACTTCTTCAAAAGCGACAGtgacaagaacaaaatcAAAAGTGATTAAAATCCAAGGTGAGCGAGTCGTGGAGTGACCCGGGAGGGCTTAGTTCATGGAAGTCGAAGATAAACGATGCAATTGTTTCAGCCTTGCCAAGACTATCTTTCAACGGACAAGGGAGCTTTCCAAGATGAGACGGAAGACCCGGAAGTCGTACAGTCTAACGACAGGACAGTTGGAAGTCGGAGAGCTTTGGGTCCAAGTCGAAGTAGGAGAGTAGCCATGGTCCACACATTCACTAGGCCGCAACCGCATTCGTCGATGTATTTCCTGATCCGTCGGCACCGATTGCGACCGTCCCAACCAGCTCCACATTGATGCTGTTCATTCATCTAGAAACCAAACCGCGCAACAACAAGGCTATATGCTCGACATTCAAGTTTGGAGATACGATATTGAGCCCATTGGGTGTTGCGTTTTAGTGACCATTCAGACCGTCGGATGCTAGCCAAGGCGGAAAATAACGATCGGCTGGCGCATGGTGGCTGATGGTACTAAAATAATCGGTTGATGGGCCAGAACGTGATGGTAGTATATTCGAAGAGCAACGGCTTAGGAGATTTTTCGTCTCTTCGAGGAAGTAGATACCACTCTCAAGGAAGACGTTCCATGATCCCTGAAGCGCACCCACTAGCAAGGCAATGACGCAAGTCCTTTCCACATCGCACCAAGAACCAATCCCTCGGGGTGAAGCACGACCgacaaataaaaaagagaaagaaaatccaCTGGCTAGAATAATGGCAGGAAGATAAAATACTTACCAGATGATATAAAACAAAGGCGACCTTGAGAAATGGTTTTCACAAGAGGGGATATAAAATGCGTTGCTCTGAAACGGCGCAAGAGAAATATGCGTGAAGACGTAAAACGAACCCAGGAACTGGAGGAATCAAGACAACTCCCGcgaggtggagaagaaaaaaaaagtaagaaactaagagatagaaaaggcACAAGAAGTTGTTAACAGAACTATCCGCAAACCGACTCCGTCTTTtccgacaagaacaaggaacgggggaaggaaagtgaagaggaatatgaaaatgaaaagaagaagaggggtagaCGAAGCAGCAACTATTCTTCAGAaatggaggggaagggaggagaagaagggagggaagggaagggaaaagagggaagggaagaaatggaagaataatggaaaatggagatGCTAGTACTAGGGCAGGACCAAAGGACGGCAGAATTACCTTAGACGAACGAACAGAAACCAGAGGtagtaataaaaaaaaattaaaaagaaaaatcaaataatGTAGAACGACCACACAAGAGCCCTGAGCGAGACTAAACtgtgaggagagaagaaaatgaggggCGCAGTGCTGCCAGGGTGGGTCGAAAGTTTGCCGACTgttcaaggaaaaaaaattttttattattttaaatttttttttggggggggggggggggaaagctTTTAATTTTGTCTTGATTTTTATTTCAGCTTGGATGACCGGCTCAACAGAAGGAATCGAACCGGGACTTGGTCCTTTGTAGATCTGAAttaattctctttcttgggtGACATCCATAGTCTTTGTCCGAAGAAAGCTGGCAGTTTGGTATCAAGTAAGAAGTAAGGATGGATACTTTCGGAACTCTTCCATTGTTGGTGAAATCATGCCTTAACTTGCAGTATAGTATTTTAATTGGTATCGTCATAAGTTCTAGGTCTACTAGGGTGAGCTCTACACAGTATAATCAATGAATGCATGTATGGAGATGGGAGACCTAGATCCATGATGAAATGGTCCACCCGATACAGGTACCATACCCTATGATTCATTACATCGGAACCACTCTAAACCCAAATGACTACTGCATCCTGCGCCTTAACTAGTACGGTAGTCCGTAGCTCACCCGACACGATCTCTTTGATTTCCTCCGCATGCATCTGAACAATACGGGAATTTGTCAAGAGCCCTCTCTCATTCGTGATGCATTCGGACAAGGATCGATAGTAGATCTCGGGAAGTATTAATTAAGAAGGCTAAAGTTACCTGGATTTCCATCTCATTGGGTCCCTCCTAGGTAGTAATAGCCCGGATG is a window from the Aspergillus oryzae RIB40 DNA, chromosome 6 genome containing:
- a CDS encoding uncharacterized protein (RRM domain), giving the protein MSFQNFESFQNQHPAADAAAAAPGAPATADTMAGQADPTTAQFQGPAPGEPTAAPVQPAQEGKTTLWMGELEPWIDENFIRNLWFQMGEQVNVKMIRDKFSGSNAGYCFVDFSSPAAAAKALSLNGTPMPNTNRLFKLNWATGGGLADRSRDDRGPEYSIFVGDLGPEVNEYVLVSLFQSRFPSCKSAKIMTDPISGMSRGYGFVRFSDENDQQRALSEMQGVYCGNRPMRISTATPKNKGPGVVPGGMGMPGPAGMYPPMGAPPMGFYGAPQPMNQFTDPNNTTVFVGGLSGYVTEDELRSFFQGFGEITYVKIPPGKGCGFVQFVQRHAAEMAINQMQGYPIGNSRVRLSWGRSQNNSGPAGSPYRPAPPPPPMYPSMGMPPAHQYGGFAPMKLSRLHTNIRPAGSPYLHSPALVNPTSYCLPQGNMGLLPVLTTFIPSASPNTPFRVSVHSWERPRPSRLMESLLQPDDALLFEVRIFIDGLFVS